The nucleotide window CTGGCCGGCATCTATGGCCCGGGCCGCTCGACATTCGATAAATTGCGGGCCGGAACCGCCCGCCGCGTGATCAAACCGGGGCAGGTGTTCAACCGCATCCATGTCGCCGACATTGCCAGAGTGACGGCACTGGCGGCGGAGCGGCGGCTGGATGGGACCTTCAACCTGGCCGATGACGAGCCGGCGCCGCCCCAGGATGTCATCGCTTATGCCGCGCAGATGATCGGCATGGATGTGCCGCCGGACCTGCCCATAGAAACGGCCGAAATGACGCCCATGCAGCGCAGCTTCTATCGCGACAATAAACGCGTCTCCAACAGGGCCATCAAACAGGCCCTTGGCATTGACCTGCTCTACCCCGATTATCGCGCCGGCCTTGGCCAAATCCTCGAAAGCGACAAATGACCCCACAACCCGCCAGATCGGCTCCGCAAGGCCTGACGCTCGAGGGCCGGTATACGCGCCTCGAACCCATAGCACGGCACCATGCCCCCGATCTCTTCGCGGTCGCCAATCTGCCCGGTGGCCCGGAACGGTTCCGCTGGCTGTTCAGTGAAGCACCCTCAAGCCTCGCGGCGGCCGAAGCCTGGATAGATCAGGTCAATGCCGGGCAGGACCGCTATGTGGCGGTCCTCGACAAGGCCAGCGGCAGGGCCGTCGGCCAGCAGGCCTGGATGCGTATTCGCCCCGAGCACGGGTCGATAGAAATTGGCGGCGTCTATTGGGGCCTGCCCATGGCGCGCAGCCGCCTGGCCACCGAAGCGCTCTATCTATTCGCCCGCCATGCCTTCGATGATCTCGGCTATCGGCGCTTCGAGTGGAAATGCAATAATGGCAATGAACCGTCAAAAGCTGCCGCGACCCGCTTCGGCTTTACTTACGAAGGTCTTTTCCGCCAGGACATGATCGTCAAGGGCCAGAGCCGCGATACGGCCTGGTTCTCCATGCTGGATAGCGAATGGCCCGCTCTCCGGAGCGAATATGAGCGCTGGCTGAGCCCGGACAATTTCGATGCGTCGGGTGGGCAGAAGACCCGTTTGGCAACACGCGGCTAGGCTCTGTCAGTTTCTGACGGAAACGCGAGGTTGGCCCCTCCCCTCCTCCTTGAGGGGAGGGGCTGGGGGTGGGGGTCCATCGGCGACTCACAAAACCGCTCCACCCTCTGTTCCCTCCCGCCGATGGGGAAGGGAACAGAGGTCGTCCCCGGCCCTCAAACCATCCCCATCACCGCGGCCCGCAGCCGTTCCAGGTCCTGCTCCCGGCTCAAGCGATGGTCGCCATCCGGGATCAGCGTATAAGTCACCGGATCGTGCAGGATATGCGTCAGCAGCCTTTGGGCCTGTTCAGGCGGGACGTCCGGGTCCTGTCCGCCTTGCAGGATATGGACCGGGCAACCCGTTTCGATCACGCTGCCGAACAGCAGGTGATGCGCGCCGTCCTCAATCAGGCGCCTGGTATAGCGATACATGCCATCGCCATAAGCACTGTCCCGTTCGTAATAGCCCAATGTTGCCAGCTCGCGCTTTTGCGCTTCGCTCATGCGCGCCGCGATCCGCGTGGTGGCGTCGGTGGCCGGGGCAATCAGCACCAGACCCCTGAGCGGCATGCCTTTGGCCAATTGCCGTCGGGCCAGTAGCAGGGCGATCCAACCGCCCATTGAGGAGCCACACACGATCGGCGAGGCGCCGGTGGTGGCCAGCACCGCCTCGGCCTCTTCGAGCCAGCGGCTGATGGTGCCATCGTCAAACTGGCCCCCGGACTGGCCATGGCCCGAATAGTCGAACCGGGTGACTTCAAGCCCTTTTTCCGCACCCAGCGCATCCAGGCTCACCGCCTTGAGCCCGCTCATCACCGAGCGGAAACCGTTGAGCCAGAACAGGCCCGGCACCCTGCCGGGGCGCTGCTCGACGGCGATGTCGCGCCTCTCGGCGCCGGTGCCGACCGCAATGCGGAAGCTTTGGATGGAACTCATGATGGCGTGCGGGACTTTCTCGTTTTGTGCGCCTATGCGTTTCGCCGGCGCAACAGCCCAAAATTTGCTGTGGCGCGCCAGTTGACTTTAGGGGCCGCTACCACGATTTTAGGGCCGAATTCACCCCCTGGCACCAATAGCACAAGGAACGCTTGCCATTCGCCGTCCCATGAGACCCGTTGCGCCCCAGAAAGATGGGCCGCTTGCCAACGAGGATATCAATAGCCCCGACGTTCAGCTCATCGATGCAGAAGGTGAAAACCGTGGCATCGTTCGCACGCGTGATGCGTTGGCCGAAGCACAGGAAGCCGGGCTAGACCTCGTCCTGATCGCCGCCAATTCGAATCCGCCTGTCGCCAAGATGCTCGATCTCGGCCGCTATAAATATGCTGCCCAGAAAAAGGCGGCCGAAGCGCGCAAGAAGCAGAAGGTGATCGAAGTCAAGGAAGTGCAGATGCGTCCGAACATCGACACCCATGACTACGAGACCAAGATGAAGGCCGTACAGCGCTTTCTGGGCGAAGGCGACCGCGTCAAGGTGACCATGCGTTTCCGTGGCCGTGAAATGGCCCACCAGGATTTGGGCATGCAATTGCTGCTCAAAGTCCGCGAACAGACCGAAGACCTGGCCAAGGTCGAAAGCCAGCCCCGCTCTGAAGGCCGGCAGATGGTCATGGTGCTGGCGCCCAAATAAGGCGACTGCATCTTGAAACAAAAAGCGGCGGGCCCCAAGGCCCGCCGCTTTTTTTCTTTGCTCCTCAGAGAGCCTGCCAGGCTGGCGCTATGGCCGTGCCGCGGCCCTGATGATAGCCGAGCTGAATATTGAGCATACCAAGCGGCTCGACCAGTCGCGCCGCGTTAAGCCCACCCGCCAGCTCGGTTGTAAAGCCGGACAGTTCGACCAGCCGGGTGACGGATGCAATGGCCGCTTCATCATCGCCGGCCAGGAAAACCGGGGTAGCCGACGTGTCGCTGGCCGGGCGGTCGAGCAGGCTGGCGAAAATGGTATTGTAGGCCTTGACCACTCGAGCGCCCGGCGCCACCGCCTGGATTTCCTCGGCGGCCGAGGTGCTGTGGCCAATCGTCAGACCCGAAAAGTCCTCTTTGAGCGGGTTGGTCAGGTCCACGACCACTTTGCCTTCCAGATTTGTACTCTTGGCGAATGCGAGCGCCGCCGCATAGGGCAGGGCGAGGATGACGATGTCGGCGGCAGCCGCGGCATCCTGAGGGGAGGTGACCCGCAGCCCCTGCGAAAGCGTTGCGGCAAAATTTTCGCCACCGGTGATATCACGTGTGCCCAGGATAAGGTCAGTCTTCCCGTCCAGACGGCGCGCCAGGCCTTTGCCCATATTGCCCAGGCCGATGATTGCGCTTTTGGTCATTTGAGGTCTCCAGAATTTGTTGGTGTCCTCTCTATGCCACCGTGCTAGGCTAAAGATAATTCAGTCAATTGCAGTTTCAAAATTGCACAAAAGTATCGAATGAGCGATCTGGACGAACTCAGAACCTTTGCCATTGCCGCGCGCATGGGCAGCTTTGCCAAGGCCGCGCGGCAGCTCAATGTCTCGCCGGCCATGGTCGGGCGACGCATCCAGACGCTCGAAGAGCGCTACCAGCTCAGATTAATCGAAAGAAATACGCGCTCTCAGAGCCTGACCGAGACTGGACGCCTGTTTCTCGAACGAACCCAGGCTGTTCTCGATGCAACTGAAGCCCTGGCTGAGTGCAGCCAGCAGCAGACATTGAGTGGCCGCATTCGCCTGACCGCACCGACCACGATGGGTGCTCGCTGGCTGCCTCGCGTCATCTCGGAATTTACGGCGGCGCATCCGGACGTTGTGTTCGAGATGAATATCAGCGATCGCTGGGTGGATCTGGTTGGCGAAGGGTTCGATTTGGCTGTCCGGGTCGGAGAGTTGCAGGCCTCTTCGCTGATTGCCCGGCGTGTGGGGCGCTACGATTTTGCACTCTGCGCCAGTCCTGGTTTTGTTGAGCGCCATGGCGCTCTGTCCCATCCCGAGGAATTGGCGAACGCGCGCTGCATTTTGAACCTGATCATTGTCCCACGCGACCGCTGGACCTTCCACGGGCAGCAAGGCGAAACGGTCGCGGTGACCGTTGGCGGCGGGATCGAGGTCGACAATGGCGAGGCCCAGCGGATGTTGGCCCTCAATGGGGCGGGCATTGCCTATCTGCCGCTCGCTCTGGTTGAGGATGACCTCAAGGCCGGGCACTTGCTGCGTCTATTGCCTGAATGGGACCTGATGTCGCTGCCTGTCCACACCGTCTATCCGTCCCGCACATTGGTGCCAAGAAGGGTAGAAGCTTTTGTCGCAGCTCTTGCTGCCTCTGCTGCGCGTTCAGCCTGAACGGCCTATGCCGCCAGATCCGCCACCACCGCGTCGAGCACCGGAAAGCCTTTCTCGGTCACGCGGATATTGCCATTGGGCAGGGTCTCGACAAAGCCATAACCCTTGAGCGCGGCGATCTGGGCGTCCGAAATGCCGCGGCCGGAAATCGACATGAAGCGGGTGGGCGAGATGCCCTCCTTGAGGCGCAGGCCCATGACGAGGAATTCGTCGCCCTGTTCTTCCCAGGTCAGCACATCATCCGTGGTCATGCCGTGGCCGAACTCACTGACCAGCTTCAACCATTCAAAGGGCAGCTTTTCAGTGGCGGTGGCATGGCGCTGATGGTTGACCATCAGCCTGCCATGAGCACCCGGGCCGATGCCGGCATATTCGCCATAGCGCCAATAGAGCATATTGTGGCGGCTTTCCTGGCCGGGCACGGCATGGTTGGAAATCTCATAGGCCGGCATGCCCGCCTCGGCGGTCAATTCCTGCGTCAGCTCATAGAAGTCGGCCGCCAGGTCTTCATTGGGCATCTGCAATTTGCCGGCCTGATGCAGGTCAAAGTAGCGCGTCCCCTGCTCAATGGTCAGCTGATAAAGACTGATATGGCCTTTGGCGAGCCATAGCGCTTCCTTGAGTTCGTCTTCCCAGTCCTCCAGCGTCTGCTTGGGGCGGGCATAGATCAGATCAAAACTTGAGCGGTCAAAGACCGATTGGGCAATCCGCACAGCCGCGACGGCTTCCTCGACCGTGTGCCGGCGGCCGAGCTCCGCCAATGGCCCGGGGCGCAGCGACTGAACGCCCAGCGAAACCCGATTGATGCCCGCCGCGCGAAACCCCTTGAAACGATCGACCTCAACCGAGGTGGGATTGGCTTCCAGGGTAATTTCGGCGTTGCGGTCGATCTGCCAGTGCTGGCCAATGGCATCGAGAATGCTGCCGACTGCCTTTGGGCTCATCAGCGACGGCGTGCCACCGCCAAAAAAGATCGACTGCACCAGCCGCCCGGAGGACAGCGACGCCATATGCGCGATCTCTTTTTTATAACCCTCGACAAAGCCATCCTCGTCAAAGGGCCCGCGATGAACATGGCTATTGAAGTCGCAATAGGGGCATTTGGCCGCGCAGAACGGCCAATGCACATAAACGCCGAAAAGATCGTTGGGAGCGGTCATGCGCGATCACCCATGGTCGATCTGGTTCTCCACGAATTGCGCGAAAGCACGGGCGCGGTGTGACAGGCCCTGCTCGCCCGGCGACCAGCTATGTTTGGTCTCGGCCGCCATCTCGCCAAAGGTGAGATCGTGCCCATCGGGCATGAACATGGGATCATAGCCATGGCCGATATCGCCGCGCGGCGGCCAGACCAGGGTACCTTCGCACTTGCCCACATAGAGTGTGTCGCGCCCATCGGGGTGGGCCAGGCACAGCGTGGCATTGAACGAACCGCGCCGCTGGCCAGGTGAATTGGCCCCCGCGGCCTGCAGCGCATCCTCGACCCGCTTCATGGCCCTGTTGAAGTCGCGCGGCACGCCGGCCCAATCAGCCGTATAGACGCCCGGATCGCCCCCCAGCGCATCAACGCACAGCCCCGAATCGTCGCTCAGCGCCAGCATATTGGCGCCCTTGGCGGCCGCATGGGCTTTGGTGCGCGCATTTTCGGCAAAACTCGTGCCCGTCTCTTCCGGTTCAGGCAGGCCCAGTTCCCCCGCCGAAACCAGTTGCAGGCCGAACGGCTCGAACAGTTCGCGAAACTCCCGGAGCTTGCCCGCATTATGGGTCGCGATGCACAGTCGGTCGCCGGCGCGGAGACGGGGAATAGGGCTCACTTGCTCTGCTCCGGCTTTGTGCCCAGGACGCGGGCAATATCGTTCCAGATCGCGCAATCCGGCCGCGGCGTCTTGATCGAACCCTCGGCCGCCACGCCCGCCTTGGGCATAGGGGCCTGCTCGCGTTTGGCCAGCCGGAACATCATGCCTCCAGCACCGATTTTTGCATCATCGACAATTCGCCAATGCCCTTTTCGGCCAGAGCCATAAGCGCGTCGAGTTCGCTGCGGTCAAAAGGTGCGCCTTCAGCGGTTCCCTGAATTTCAACGAACTTGCCCGCCCCGGTCATGACGAAATTGGCGTCGGTCTCGGCCTCGACATCTTCGAGATAATCGAGGTCCAGCACCGGCGTGCCGCGATAAATACCGCAGGAAATGGCCGCAACGCTGTCGATCAGCGCCTTGCCCTTGGTCAGCTTGCGCTCGTCCATCCATTGAATGGCCTCGCTCAGCGCCACATAGGCGCCGGTAATCGAAGCGGTGCGGGTGCCGCCATCGGCTTCGAGCACATCGCAATCGCAGGTGATCTGCACTTCGCCAAGCGCTTCAAGGTCAACCACGGCGCGAAGGCTGCGTCCGATCAGGCGCTGGATTTCCTGCGTGCGGCCCGATTGCTTGCCCGCCGTGGCCTCGCGACGGGTGCGCGAGCCGGTCGCCCGCGGCAGCATGCCATATTCGGCCGTAACCCAGCCCTGGCCCTTGCCCCGCAGCCAGCCAGGAACGCTGGTTTCCACCGAGGCGGTGCACAGAACCTTGGTATTGCCGAAAGACACCAGGCACGAGCCTTCCGCCTTCATGGCCACACCACGTTCAAGGGTTACTGCCCGCATATCGCTTGGCTGTCTGCCGGAAGGCCGCATCGTGATTCCAGTTTCTATTGCAGTTAACCGCCTCTTAACCCTCATGGAGCCCGCTCACAAGCGCCCGACGCTTGGCGGATGGGGAACAAGGGCCTAAATGAAGGGTCAGGGTTAAAGCCGATGAGTTTAATCAAACCACCATGACCAGACCGGCCGAAGACTTCCTCTCGGTACTCAATGCCCGCAGCCAGGATATTTTCCGGCGCCTGGTGGAGCGCTATCTCGATACCGGCATGCCGGTGGGCTCGCGCGACTTGAGCCGCCTATTGCAGGTCGAGCTCTCACCCGCCTCGGTGCGCAATGTCATGGCCGATCTTGAAGATCTCGGACTGATTGCCGCGCCCCATACCTCGGCCGGCCGCGCGCCCACGCAGCAGGGTCTGCGGTTTTTCGTCGATTCCATGCTCGAAGTGGGCGCGGTCAATGAGGCCGAGCGCCAGCAGATTGCCCGCCACATCGAAGGTACGGCCGGCCACGCACAGGTGGAGGACGTCCTGACCGAGGCTTCTTCGCTCTTGTCGGGCCTCAGCCAGGGCGCGGGCGTGGTCATCGCCGCCAAGGCCGATATGGTATTAAAGCATATCGAATTCGTGCGGCTCGACGCCACGCGGGCCATGGCCATTCTGGTGGGCGAGGACGGGCAGGTGGAAAACCGCATTCTCGACCTGCCCCCCGGCTACACGGCCAGCGCCCTTCAGCAGGCGGGCAATTACCTGGCCAATTATGTCGTGGGCCGCACGCTCTCCGAAGCCCGCAAAGTGCTCAATGAGCGCCGTGCCGAGCAGCGGGCCGAGCTGGACGAATTGACGCAGAAGCTGGTGGATGCCGGGATTGCGACCCTCGCTGAGCCAGGCGGGAACAGCGCGCCGACGGTCATCGTGCGCGGTCGCGCCAATCTTATCAATGACACCATGGCGAGCGATGAATTGATGCGCATGCGCCAGCTCTTCGACGAATTGGAAAGCAAGGACGGCCTGCTGGAGCTCTTGGGTGACGCCGAACGGGCCCAGGGCGTGCGCATTTTTATCGGCTCGGAAAACAAGCTGTTTTCGCTTTCGGGCTCCTCGGTTATTCTCAGCCCCTACAAGGACGCCAATGACCGCATTGTCGGTGTTCTGGGCGTCATCGGTCCCACAAGGCTCAACTATGCGCGCATCGTGCCGGTGGTCGACTACACCGCCAATGTCATCACCGCGATGATGGCCAGGAAGCGCGGCAAGACTTGAATTAGCGCGCCGCTTGGCCGATATGGCGGGCAAGAGTTTTTCATTGAATACGGAAGAAGACCGAATGAGCGACGAAAACGCCGCCCAGGGCGAAACGCCGGAAACCGAAATTCCGGAAACCGAGGCTGTTGAAGTCGATCCCGTCGAAGCGCTGATGGCCGAAAATGCCGAGCTCAAGGACCGCATATTGCGGACCCATGCCGAGATGGAAAATCTGCGCAAGCGCACCGAGCGCGATGTCGCCGATACCCGCTCCTATGCCATTGCCGGCTTTGCCCGTGACATGCTGACCGCCACCGATGCCTTGTCGCGCGCCTTGGTCGTCATTCCGGCCGAAACACGCGAAACAGCCGATGGCACGCTCAAAAGCCTGATCGATGGCATCGAGCTGGCCGACCGCGAAATGCAGCGCCTCCTGGCCAAGCATGGCGTCAAGCCCATCGAGGCCGCCGGCCAGAAGTTCGATCCGCACCGCCATCAGGCCATGTTCGAAGTGCCCAATCCCAATGTGCCTGAAGGCACTGTGGTGCAGGTGGTGCAGGAAGGCTTTGCCATTGGCGACCGCGTTTTGCGTCCGGCCATGGTCGGCGTTGCCAAAGGCGGTGCCGCCGGTGCTGCAGCCAGCCCTGAGGCCGACGGCGATGCTGAGGGCGTGGATAAGAGCGCCTGACGCGCTCTGCAATCCGAGAATTGAAAGGGCGCCTCTGGCGCCCTTTTCTTGATCCGGCCCTTCCAGCAGCCGGGCCTAGAGGTCCGGGCCGGTCAGAAATGGCATGATGTCGACGCCGTCGCCGGGAAAGGTGTTGATATGTGGGTGATCGGCGAAGAGCCGTGCCGCGGCTTCCGCGTTTTCGGCCTCGACGATGACATAGCCGCAGAAATCATTGCTGGCCGGCGCTATAGTGCCGTCACGGGCGATGCGGGTGGTCTTGCCCACCATGCCACCCTGATTGACGATCGCGGCGGCGTGCCTTTTGTCCCACTCTTTCCATTCCGGCACGCCCTTGGCGTCCACGGCATCCTGGTCGGCCTTGGGCATGGCCCGGAACTTGGCAAGGTCCGCCCGGGTCATGGTGTAAACAGCAAGAAAATACGGCATGGCAGTCTCCTCCAGTCGGAAATGCGCGGGCAGATTACGCCTTTCGCGGCGCACAGGGCAGGGCCGTTAGCGGGCCGCGCGGGCCGTCCCGTCGCCGATGGTCGAAAGAGGTATGCGCGCCGTGCATTCGCTGACCAGCAGACCATCCAGCATTGCGCCATTGCGGGTATTGAAGCGATCGTCCAGGCCTTGTGGGTCGACTATGCGATCGGTCCTGAAGTATCGGTAGTCACTGCGCAATTCGCACCAGCTACCCAGAAGCGTCGCGTCGGAGAAATAGAGCAGCGCCAGCGGCCAGACCGATCGGCGCGTCGGCCGACCTTTCAGATCAACATAGGCGAATGACAATTTGATGCGCTCCCGGATCAATTGTCGCAGCAATTCCAGCTGGGCGTCAGGGGTCGTATCCTGGCGGCCCATGGGCGCATAAAGCGCCGCTTGCTCCAGCGCCGCGGCCTGCTTCGGGGGGAGTACGGCGCCAATCTTGGCCAGGACATTATCGGCGGCGCGCGCAAGGCCCGCATCGCCCCGGCCGCCAGCGAGCCGAGCACCCAATACGATCGCCTCGACCTCCTCGATCGTGAACATCAGTGGCGGCAGATCATAGCCGGGACGCAGGACATAGCCTATGCCGGCTTCCCCCTCTATGGGCACCATGGAGGCCTGCAGATCAAGAATGTCGCGGTAGATTGTGCGCCGCGAGACTTCCAGCTCCTCGGCAAGGGTCTGCGCGGTAACCGGGCCACGATGGCGGCGGATGGCCTGTACGATCTGCAAAAGACGGTCCGCCCGGCGCATTCATTCTCTCCCACACTGCTGACACCATGGTGGCAACAGCAGTTTGCTAATTGGCGGCCATTCAGCGGCCCAATCCCCTGACAGGCGAGATGAAACACCTTTTTACCAGCGGACTGATCATCATGACCATGCTTTCCAATGCGGCGAACAGCAACGAACTGACCATCGTCAACCCAGCCGACTTATTCGACCCTACCGGCTTCGGCTACAGTCAGGCGGTTGTTACCCCGTCCGGAGTCCGCCAAGTTTATGTGTCAGGGCAAGGCGGAGCAGATGCGGCCGGGGTTCTGCCACCAGACTTTGCCCAGCAGGTAGATCAGGCCTTTGCCAATCTCAATGTGGTTCTGGAACAATCGGGTGCCCGGCCCGATCAAGTGGTCAAGCTCACCATCTATGTTGTCGACCACCAACCCGCGAAACTGGGCGTGGTGACGAATGCGGTGGTTAGCCTGTTCGGGGCCTCCCTGCCAGCCCAGACGCTCGTCCCGGTGGACCGCCTGGCTCTGCCCGGTATGCTGTTCGAAGTCGAGGCCATTGCGGTGGTCGACTAGACCACCGCCAACAAGGGAGAAAGCGGTTATTCGGTCCGGAAGCGCGGCCACACAGGAGTTGAAGCAATCGCGGCGTTTCAGTGAAACGGTGAATTGCTCTAGCTGCCGATAACCCCGTCCGCATCCGCCTTCATCGGGATCGCCGGCTGGGCGCCTGCTTTGAGGCAGGCCAGGCTTCCGGCCACCGCCGCGCGGCGCAGGGCGGCTTCGAGGTCATAGCCTGCGTCCAGCCCTGCCGCCAGATAGCCGCAGAATGTGTCGCCGGCGCCGACCGTATCGACGGGCTTGACCTTGTGCGCGGCAACCGAGATCGGGCCGTCGGGCGTGCGGGCCCGTGCGCCCTCGGGGCCGAGCGTCACCACAATGGTGCGGCCGGTCTGGTTGACCCAATCCTGCATGGCCGCGTCGAGCTGGTCGATGGGCCGCCCGGTCAAAAGCGAAAATTCGGTCTCATTGGCCACCACGATGTCGGCCATCGGCGCCAGCTTTGCGGTGTCGGGCAGGAAGGGCGCCGTATTGAGAATCGAGCGCGCGCCCTTTTCCCGGGCCATTTCCAGCGCCTTTTTCGTGGCCGCCTGCGGCACTTCCTGCTGCACCAGGAGTGTGTCTTTGGCGCCGAGCCTTTTGAGGCCCCGCTCGGCATCCGCCGCGCTGACCGTGCCATTGGCGCCGGGCAGAATGGCGATGACATTCTCGCCCGCTGCGTCGACAAAGATCATGGCAATGCCGGTGGCGGCCTCGGCCTTGCGCAATTGGCTGAGATCCACCCCACCCTTGGCCAAAAGGTCGGTGGCAAGATCGGCAAAGGCATCGTCACCCACGGCCGAAACATGCAGCACCTCGGCTCCGGCCCGGCGCGCCGCCAGCGCCTGATTGGCCCCCTTGCCGCCCGGCGCCATGGAGAACGTACCTCCGGCCACAGTTTCGCCCGGCTTGGGCAGGCGCGTGACAGTGCCGATCTGGTCGAGATTGGTGGAGCCGAAAACGGTGATCATTTCAGAATCTTTTCTATCGTGTTCCAATTGCGCATGGTGTCGAGCCTGTCCTTGCCCAGCCCTGCATAAAGCGGTTTGAGGACCTCTTCCACATGCTCGGTATAGCGGCCATTGGGCTGGCGGTAAGTGGCAATATAGATATCGCGCGCGTCGATCCGCATGATTTCGGTGTCGCGCGGGCGGCCTTCCAGCGCAATGTCCTTCGGCAAGGGCTCGGCAAACATCAGCACATGGCGGGTGAGGTCGGCTTCAGGATCGAGACTGCCAAAGGGGTGATGGTCGAGCATCGCCTGCAATTGCGCGCCCGAGCGCAGAACCACGCCGACAGCGAAGCCGAACTGGTCCTTGATCGCCTCTTCGAGCCTCGCCCGCACCTCACCTTCCTGGCCAGCGGCCGAGAGCCGCACATTGCCGCTGGCCAGCACGGTTTTCACATCGGTGAACCCGGCGGCCTCGAGGCAGTCGCGAAGCGCGGCCATCTTCATC belongs to Devosia sp. XK-2 and includes:
- the grpE gene encoding nucleotide exchange factor GrpE; the encoded protein is MAGKSFSLNTEEDRMSDENAAQGETPETEIPETEAVEVDPVEALMAENAELKDRILRTHAEMENLRKRTERDVADTRSYAIAGFARDMLTATDALSRALVVIPAETRETADGTLKSLIDGIELADREMQRLLAKHGVKPIEAAGQKFDPHRHQAMFEVPNPNVPEGTVVQVVQEGFAIGDRVLRPAMVGVAKGGAAGAAASPEADGDAEGVDKSA
- the infC gene encoding translation initiation factor IF-3, with protein sequence MRRPMRPVAPQKDGPLANEDINSPDVQLIDAEGENRGIVRTRDALAEAQEAGLDLVLIAANSNPPVAKMLDLGRYKYAAQKKAAEARKKQKVIEVKEVQMRPNIDTHDYETKMKAVQRFLGEGDRVKVTMRFRGREMAHQDLGMQLLLKVREQTEDLAKVESQPRSEGRQMVMVLAPK
- a CDS encoding non-canonical purine NTP pyrophosphatase; the encoded protein is MSPIPRLRAGDRLCIATHNAGKLREFRELFEPFGLQLVSAGELGLPEPEETGTSFAENARTKAHAAAKGANMLALSDDSGLCVDALGGDPGVYTADWAGVPRDFNRAMKRVEDALQAAGANSPGQRRGSFNATLCLAHPDGRDTLYVGKCEGTLVWPPRGDIGHGYDPMFMPDGHDLTFGEMAAETKHSWSPGEQGLSHRARAFAQFVENQIDHG
- a CDS encoding GNAT family protein, producing MTPQPARSAPQGLTLEGRYTRLEPIARHHAPDLFAVANLPGGPERFRWLFSEAPSSLAAAEAWIDQVNAGQDRYVAVLDKASGRAVGQQAWMRIRPEHGSIEIGGVYWGLPMARSRLATEALYLFARHAFDDLGYRRFEWKCNNGNEPSKAAATRFGFTYEGLFRQDMIVKGQSRDTAWFSMLDSEWPALRSEYERWLSPDNFDASGGQKTRLATRG
- a CDS encoding LysR family transcriptional regulator, with protein sequence MSDLDELRTFAIAARMGSFAKAARQLNVSPAMVGRRIQTLEERYQLRLIERNTRSQSLTETGRLFLERTQAVLDATEALAECSQQQTLSGRIRLTAPTTMGARWLPRVISEFTAAHPDVVFEMNISDRWVDLVGEGFDLAVRVGELQASSLIARRVGRYDFALCASPGFVERHGALSHPEELANARCILNLIIVPRDRWTFHGQQGETVAVTVGGGIEVDNGEAQRMLALNGAGIAYLPLALVEDDLKAGHLLRLLPEWDLMSLPVHTVYPSRTLVPRRVEAFVAALAASAARSA
- the hemW gene encoding radical SAM family heme chaperone HemW; amino-acid sequence: MTAPNDLFGVYVHWPFCAAKCPYCDFNSHVHRGPFDEDGFVEGYKKEIAHMASLSSGRLVQSIFFGGGTPSLMSPKAVGSILDAIGQHWQIDRNAEITLEANPTSVEVDRFKGFRAAGINRVSLGVQSLRPGPLAELGRRHTVEEAVAAVRIAQSVFDRSSFDLIYARPKQTLEDWEDELKEALWLAKGHISLYQLTIEQGTRYFDLHQAGKLQMPNEDLAADFYELTQELTAEAGMPAYEISNHAVPGQESRHNMLYWRYGEYAGIGPGAHGRLMVNHQRHATATEKLPFEWLKLVSEFGHGMTTDDVLTWEEQGDEFLVMGLRLKEGISPTRFMSISGRGISDAQIAALKGYGFVETLPNGNIRVTEKGFPVLDAVVADLAA
- the hrcA gene encoding heat-inducible transcriptional repressor HrcA, which gives rise to MTRPAEDFLSVLNARSQDIFRRLVERYLDTGMPVGSRDLSRLLQVELSPASVRNVMADLEDLGLIAAPHTSAGRAPTQQGLRFFVDSMLEVGAVNEAERQQIARHIEGTAGHAQVEDVLTEASSLLSGLSQGAGVVIAAKADMVLKHIEFVRLDATRAMAILVGEDGQVENRILDLPPGYTASALQQAGNYLANYVVGRTLSEARKVLNERRAEQRAELDELTQKLVDAGIATLAEPGGNSAPTVIVRGRANLINDTMASDELMRMRQLFDELESKDGLLELLGDAERAQGVRIFIGSENKLFSLSGSSVILSPYKDANDRIVGVLGVIGPTRLNYARIVPVVDYTANVITAMMARKRGKT
- the rph gene encoding ribonuclease PH, whose protein sequence is MRPSGRQPSDMRAVTLERGVAMKAEGSCLVSFGNTKVLCTASVETSVPGWLRGKGQGWVTAEYGMLPRATGSRTRREATAGKQSGRTQEIQRLIGRSLRAVVDLEALGEVQITCDCDVLEADGGTRTASITGAYVALSEAIQWMDERKLTKGKALIDSVAAISCGIYRGTPVLDLDYLEDVEAETDANFVMTGAGKFVEIQGTAEGAPFDRSELDALMALAEKGIGELSMMQKSVLEA
- a CDS encoding alpha/beta hydrolase, producing MSSIQSFRIAVGTGAERRDIAVEQRPGRVPGLFWLNGFRSVMSGLKAVSLDALGAEKGLEVTRFDYSGHGQSGGQFDDGTISRWLEEAEAVLATTGASPIVCGSSMGGWIALLLARRQLAKGMPLRGLVLIAPATDATTRIAARMSEAQKRELATLGYYERDSAYGDGMYRYTRRLIEDGAHHLLFGSVIETGCPVHILQGGQDPDVPPEQAQRLLTHILHDPVTYTLIPDGDHRLSREQDLERLRAAVMGMV
- a CDS encoding NAD(P)-binding domain-containing protein, encoding MTKSAIIGLGNMGKGLARRLDGKTDLILGTRDITGGENFAATLSQGLRVTSPQDAAAAADIVILALPYAAALAFAKSTNLEGKVVVDLTNPLKEDFSGLTIGHSTSAAEEIQAVAPGARVVKAYNTIFASLLDRPASDTSATPVFLAGDDEAAIASVTRLVELSGFTTELAGGLNAARLVEPLGMLNIQLGYHQGRGTAIAPAWQAL
- a CDS encoding YafY family protein, with product MRRADRLLQIVQAIRRHRGPVTAQTLAEELEVSRRTIYRDILDLQASMVPIEGEAGIGYVLRPGYDLPPLMFTIEEVEAIVLGARLAGGRGDAGLARAADNVLAKIGAVLPPKQAAALEQAALYAPMGRQDTTPDAQLELLRQLIRERIKLSFAYVDLKGRPTRRSVWPLALLYFSDATLLGSWCELRSDYRYFRTDRIVDPQGLDDRFNTRNGAMLDGLLVSECTARIPLSTIGDGTARAAR
- a CDS encoding RidA family protein, with product MKHLFTSGLIIMTMLSNAANSNELTIVNPADLFDPTGFGYSQAVVTPSGVRQVYVSGQGGADAAGVLPPDFAQQVDQAFANLNVVLEQSGARPDQVVKLTIYVVDHQPAKLGVVTNAVVSLFGASLPAQTLVPVDRLALPGMLFEVEAIAVVD